In Pseudofrankia saprophytica, one genomic interval encodes:
- a CDS encoding ABC transporter ATP-binding protein, with the protein MTSTPPQTPAAGAAAPNVPDVPDAPDAPAVPAASAASAASAASTEPAPFGKSAGGSASTPAVEVVGVDKVFPVAGGGATIALTGIDLTVAPGEFVSLIGPSGCGKSTLLRLIGDLVEATRGEVRVFGESARAARQSQRYGIAFQQAGLLEWRTVAGNIELPLQVHGVKKKERRERARELLELVGLGDFAGHWPAQLSGGMQQRVAIARALAERPPLLLLDEPFGALDEMTRERMQAELARIRLETSTTVILVTHSIPEAVFLSDRVAVMSPRPGRITRIIDIDVPGRVPAPGESGGAPALEDAVAEAEDVREQAAFFQAVTAVREALRAGGDS; encoded by the coding sequence ATGACCTCGACGCCGCCGCAGACCCCGGCCGCCGGCGCCGCCGCGCCGAACGTGCCGGACGTGCCGGACGCGCCGGACGCGCCCGCGGTACCGGCCGCGTCGGCCGCGTCGGCCGCGTCGGCCGCATCCACGGAACCGGCCCCCTTCGGGAAGTCGGCAGGCGGCTCCGCGTCGACGCCGGCCGTGGAGGTCGTCGGCGTCGACAAGGTGTTCCCCGTCGCCGGCGGCGGGGCGACCATCGCGCTCACCGGCATCGACCTGACCGTGGCGCCGGGTGAGTTCGTCTCGCTGATCGGCCCGTCCGGCTGCGGCAAGTCGACGCTGCTGCGCCTCATCGGCGACCTGGTCGAGGCGACCCGCGGGGAGGTACGGGTCTTCGGGGAGTCGGCCCGGGCCGCCCGCCAGTCCCAGCGTTACGGCATCGCGTTCCAGCAGGCCGGGCTGCTCGAGTGGCGCACCGTCGCCGGCAACATCGAGCTGCCGCTGCAGGTACACGGCGTCAAGAAGAAGGAGCGCCGCGAACGCGCTCGTGAGCTGCTCGAACTCGTCGGCCTCGGCGACTTCGCCGGTCACTGGCCGGCCCAGCTCTCCGGCGGCATGCAGCAGCGGGTCGCGATCGCCCGGGCACTGGCCGAGCGCCCGCCACTGCTGCTGCTCGACGAGCCGTTCGGCGCCCTCGACGAGATGACCCGGGAGCGGATGCAGGCGGAGCTCGCCCGGATCCGCCTGGAGACGTCGACGACCGTCATCCTGGTCACCCACTCGATCCCCGAGGCGGTGTTCCTCTCCGACCGGGTCGCCGTCATGTCGCCCCGGCCCGGCCGGATCACCCGGATCATCGACATCGACGTTCCCGGCCGAGTCCCCGCGCCGGGGGAGAGCGGAGGCGCGCCCGCACTGGAGGACGCCGTCGCGGAGGCCGAGGACGTCCGTGAGCAGGCGGCGTTCTTCCAGGCCGTCACGGCCGTGCGCGAGGCGCTGCGAGCCGGAGGCGACTCGTGA
- a CDS encoding HNH endonuclease signature motif containing protein: protein MSGGAVTKLVARFAAVDAVFDETLAELATCSKEEALELVVLLMGRQAARLAGLTVRAQVRLAQLHPSAPTVNDVDEPGDPYSEFLADRVAPELAESPRAVSNRLARAWDLVEKLPAAVDALVVGELDWRRLLALFEVTEYLTEERRAVAEARMLAGRRLGSPALWRRKARRLMLRLDPAGAGRRWREAHAERDVTVEPLEDGMARLSATLAAEDVRAICDRIDRLARSARAGGDGRPVAAVRADVLAALLLGNRREYVTTEIQVIASVGTLAGLDDDPAELVGYGPIPAGVGRALAADARWRRVLTDPVTGTVLDLGHRRVPAPDLARLIRYRDQRCTFPGCAVPAVSADLDHTVPWAHGGRTAFDNLGAACRHHHRLKGEGGWKLDQPRPGVFVWTSPDARAYRNDTNTNDGEGVPSGEDRDTGSTVTIQAAAMVGAEPDPELMSPRRHTPAHEPCPF from the coding sequence GTGAGCGGCGGGGCCGTCACGAAGCTGGTGGCGCGGTTCGCTGCCGTCGACGCGGTGTTCGACGAGACGTTGGCGGAGTTGGCGACCTGTTCGAAGGAGGAGGCGCTCGAGCTGGTCGTGTTGTTGATGGGGCGGCAGGCGGCGCGGTTGGCGGGGTTGACGGTGCGGGCGCAGGTCCGGTTGGCGCAGTTGCATCCGTCGGCTCCGACGGTCAACGACGTCGATGAGCCGGGTGATCCTTATTCGGAGTTTCTGGCGGATCGGGTCGCTCCGGAGTTGGCGGAGTCGCCCCGGGCTGTCTCCAACCGGCTCGCGCGGGCGTGGGATCTGGTCGAGAAGCTGCCCGCCGCGGTGGATGCGCTGGTGGTGGGGGAGTTGGACTGGCGGCGGTTGCTCGCGCTGTTCGAGGTGACCGAGTACCTGACCGAGGAGCGGCGTGCTGTGGCTGAGGCGCGGATGCTCGCGGGGCGGAGACTTGGCTCGCCGGCGTTGTGGCGGCGTAAGGCGCGGCGGCTCATGTTGCGGCTTGACCCGGCGGGGGCGGGGCGGCGGTGGCGGGAGGCGCACGCGGAGCGGGACGTGACGGTGGAGCCGTTGGAGGACGGGATGGCGCGGCTGTCGGCGACGCTGGCGGCCGAGGACGTCCGGGCGATCTGTGATCGGATCGATCGGCTCGCGAGGAGCGCCCGCGCCGGCGGTGATGGTCGGCCCGTCGCGGCTGTTCGTGCTGACGTGCTCGCGGCGTTGCTGCTGGGTAACCGGCGTGAGTATGTGACGACCGAGATCCAGGTGATCGCTTCGGTCGGCACGCTGGCGGGTCTGGATGATGATCCGGCGGAGTTGGTCGGTTATGGGCCGATCCCGGCCGGTGTCGGGCGGGCGCTGGCTGCGGATGCCCGCTGGCGCCGCGTGCTCACCGACCCGGTTACCGGCACTGTCCTGGACCTTGGGCATCGCCGGGTTCCGGCCCCGGACCTGGCTCGGCTCATTCGGTATCGCGATCAGCGCTGCACGTTCCCGGGCTGTGCGGTTCCCGCGGTGAGCGCCGACCTTGATCACACCGTGCCCTGGGCTCACGGCGGCCGCACCGCCTTCGACAACCTCGGCGCCGCGTGCCGCCATCATCACCGACTCAAGGGCGAAGGCGGGTGGAAGCTCGACCAGCCCCGACCGGGAGTGTTCGTCTGGACCAGTCCCGACGCCCGCGCCTATCGCAACGACACCAACACCAACGACGGCGAGGGTGTCCCCTCGGGCGAGGACCGGGACACTGGGTCCACAGTCACAATCCAAGCCGCAGCCATGGTCGGCGCCGAACCCGATCCCGAGTTGATGAGCCCGAGGCGCCACACCCCGGCCCATGAGCCTTGCCCCTTCTGA
- a CDS encoding ABC transporter permease: MTGGPGPGPRPAGNANSTNSTRGAGGVRARARLAVVLPPIVVGVVVVALWEAYVQAYDIKPYLLPAPSEIWAQFRHSFRVIVDTSRATGSNALVGLVVGLVTGLVAALVAASSRIVDGLLAPIAAAMNAIPIIALAPLFNSMFSTTSSVPRRLVVAIVVFFPVYVNTVRGLRQVPEVQRELMRSLAVGRWRFARTVQLPGAIPYIFTGFRVASSLAVIAAVVAEYFGGRQNGLGSRITSAAANTAYPRAWAFVLAACVLGIAVYLIAGLLEWLATPWRRGSGSTAGT, encoded by the coding sequence GTGACGGGCGGGCCGGGCCCAGGCCCGCGACCAGCCGGAAATGCCAACAGCACCAACAGCACCAGAGGCGCCGGCGGCGTCCGGGCGCGGGCGCGGCTGGCCGTCGTCCTCCCGCCGATCGTCGTCGGTGTCGTCGTCGTCGCGCTGTGGGAGGCCTACGTCCAGGCCTACGACATCAAGCCGTACCTGCTGCCCGCGCCGTCGGAGATCTGGGCGCAGTTCCGGCACAGCTTCCGCGTCATCGTCGACACGTCCAGGGCGACCGGCTCGAACGCGCTGGTCGGGCTGGTCGTCGGCCTGGTGACCGGCCTGGTCGCCGCGCTCGTCGCCGCCAGCTCGAGGATCGTCGACGGGCTGCTCGCGCCGATCGCGGCGGCGATGAACGCCATCCCGATCATCGCGCTCGCGCCGTTGTTCAACTCGATGTTCTCGACGACGTCGTCGGTGCCGCGGCGCCTCGTCGTCGCCATCGTGGTCTTCTTCCCGGTGTACGTGAACACGGTGCGCGGGCTGCGGCAGGTGCCCGAGGTGCAGCGGGAGCTGATGCGCTCGCTCGCCGTCGGCCGGTGGCGGTTCGCCCGCACGGTGCAGCTGCCGGGCGCGATCCCGTACATCTTCACCGGCTTCCGGGTGGCGTCGTCGCTGGCGGTGATCGCCGCCGTCGTCGCCGAGTACTTCGGCGGGCGGCAGAACGGGCTCGGCTCGCGGATCACCTCGGCCGCGGCGAACACGGCCTACCCGCGCGCGTGGGCGTTCGTCCTCGCCGCGTGCGTGCTCGGGATCGCGGTCTACCTCATCGCCGGCCTGCTCGAATGGCTCGCCACCCCGTGGCGGCGCGGGTCGGGGTCGACAGCCGGGACGTAA
- a CDS encoding ABC transporter permease subunit: MTTVDQSAFERPAPAGGDDVGSAAGPGPAPAGGWGDRLRRVALAIAAVVLVCAVWELYKLVGSPHGGRLFGVPVLPRNDDTSMPHVWSVLAQLGHKEVNTADSQTVGVAVLKGIWFTLRVALVGLVAGVVVGVLLAVAMARVKIVERGLLPYIIASQTVPLIALAPLVAGWSGKLKLGTLEWQGWMTVSLIAAYLAFFPVSVGMLRGLQSPGANAVELMRSYAASWWQTLLRLRLPAAIPFLLPALRLAGASAVIGAIVAEISTGTAGGVGRLIIAYSQSATSDATKLYDAVLGAAVTGLLVAGLISLAELALSTRRGRPAQPGVGPGVGQGTSKTQKTQKTQKVRT; the protein is encoded by the coding sequence GTGACCACCGTCGACCAGTCGGCGTTCGAACGGCCAGCCCCGGCTGGCGGCGACGACGTCGGTTCCGCCGCCGGGCCAGGACCCGCGCCGGCCGGCGGCTGGGGGGACCGGCTGCGGCGGGTGGCGCTCGCCATAGCCGCCGTGGTGCTGGTCTGCGCGGTGTGGGAGCTCTACAAGCTGGTCGGCTCGCCGCACGGCGGCCGGCTGTTCGGGGTGCCGGTGCTGCCCCGCAACGACGACACCTCGATGCCGCACGTCTGGTCGGTGCTCGCCCAGCTCGGGCACAAGGAGGTCAACACCGCCGACAGCCAGACGGTCGGCGTCGCGGTGCTCAAGGGGATCTGGTTCACCCTGCGGGTGGCGCTCGTGGGCCTCGTCGCCGGCGTCGTCGTCGGGGTGCTGCTCGCCGTCGCGATGGCACGGGTAAAGATCGTCGAGCGCGGCCTGCTGCCGTACATCATCGCCAGCCAGACCGTGCCGCTGATCGCGCTGGCGCCGCTCGTCGCCGGCTGGAGCGGCAAGCTGAAGCTCGGCACGCTCGAATGGCAAGGCTGGATGACGGTCTCGCTGATCGCCGCCTACCTCGCGTTCTTCCCGGTCTCGGTCGGCATGCTGCGCGGCCTGCAGTCGCCGGGCGCGAACGCCGTCGAACTCATGCGCAGCTACGCCGCCTCCTGGTGGCAGACGCTGCTGCGGCTGCGGCTGCCCGCCGCCATCCCGTTCCTGCTGCCGGCGCTGCGGCTCGCCGGAGCCTCGGCGGTGATCGGCGCGATCGTCGCGGAGATCTCCACCGGCACGGCCGGCGGGGTCGGCCGCCTGATCATCGCCTACTCGCAGTCCGCCACCAGCGACGCGACGAAGCTTTACGACGCGGTGCTCGGCGCCGCCGTCACCGGCCTGCTCGTCGCCGGGCTGATCTCACTCGCCGAGCTGGCGCTGAGCACGCGCCGGGGCCGTCCCGCACAGCCAGGTGTGGGCCCAGGCGTGGGCCAGGGCACCTCGAAGACCCAGAAGACGCAGAAGACCCAGAAGGTGCGCACATGA
- a CDS encoding aspartate aminotransferase family protein, which produces MGTNSKTYEDDRKHVFHSWSAQAALTPLVVNRAEGSSFWDESGKRYLDFSSQLVNANIGHQHPKVIAAIVEQAQKLTTIAPFHANEARSEAARLIASHAPGDLDKVFFTNGGAEATENAVRMARLVTGRHKILTTYRSYHGATGGSIVLTGEPRRWASEPGIPGVVHFFGPYPYRSPFYAESVEQEGERALAHLADVIAMEGPSTIAAVLLETVVGTNGILVPPDGYLAGVRELCDQHGILLILDEVMSGFGRCGEWFAVDHWGVVPDLICFAKGVNSGYIPLGGVIMGPRVADAFATRSYPGGLTYSGHPLACAAAVGSIRAFEEEDILEHARTLGTDIIGPELAKLAANHPSIGEVRGLGVFWAIELVRDRETREPLVPFNAAGPDAAPMGAIAAACKERGLWPFTHFNRVHVVPPCTITVDELREGLAILDEALTIADGYVTGT; this is translated from the coding sequence ATGGGGACGAACAGCAAGACGTATGAGGACGACCGCAAGCACGTCTTTCACTCGTGGTCGGCACAGGCGGCCCTCACCCCACTGGTGGTCAACCGCGCCGAGGGCAGTTCGTTCTGGGACGAGTCCGGCAAGCGTTACCTGGACTTCTCCTCCCAGCTGGTGAACGCCAACATCGGCCACCAACACCCCAAGGTCATCGCGGCCATCGTCGAGCAGGCCCAGAAACTGACGACCATCGCCCCGTTCCACGCGAACGAGGCCCGCTCCGAGGCGGCCCGGCTCATCGCGTCGCATGCGCCCGGCGACCTTGACAAGGTCTTCTTCACCAACGGCGGCGCCGAGGCGACCGAGAACGCCGTCCGCATGGCCCGCCTCGTGACCGGCCGGCACAAGATCCTGACGACCTACCGGTCCTACCATGGCGCCACCGGCGGTTCGATCGTGCTGACCGGCGAACCACGCCGCTGGGCCAGCGAGCCGGGCATCCCCGGCGTCGTCCACTTCTTCGGCCCCTACCCGTACCGGTCGCCGTTCTACGCCGAGAGCGTCGAGCAGGAAGGCGAACGCGCCCTCGCGCACCTCGCGGACGTGATCGCCATGGAAGGCCCGTCGACGATCGCCGCCGTGCTGCTGGAGACGGTCGTCGGCACCAACGGCATCCTCGTCCCGCCGGACGGCTATCTGGCCGGCGTGCGCGAGCTGTGCGACCAGCACGGCATCTTGCTGATTCTCGACGAGGTCATGTCCGGCTTCGGCCGTTGCGGTGAATGGTTCGCCGTCGACCACTGGGGCGTCGTCCCCGACCTGATCTGTTTCGCCAAGGGTGTCAACTCCGGCTATATCCCGCTGGGCGGTGTGATCATGGGTCCGCGCGTCGCCGACGCGTTCGCGACCCGTTCCTACCCCGGCGGCCTCACCTACTCCGGCCACCCGCTGGCCTGCGCCGCCGCCGTCGGCTCGATCCGGGCGTTCGAGGAGGAAGACATCCTCGAGCACGCCCGGACGCTCGGAACGGACATCATCGGCCCGGAGCTCGCGAAACTCGCCGCGAACCATCCGAGCATCGGCGAGGTCCGGGGTCTCGGCGTCTTCTGGGCTATAGAGCTCGTCCGCGACCGGGAGACCCGGGAACCGCTCGTCCCGTTCAACGCCGCCGGCCCCGACGCCGCCCCCATGGGCGCCATCGCCGCGGCCTGCAAGGAACGCGGCCTCTGGCCGTTCACCCACTTCAACCGCGTCCATGTCGTCCCACCGTGCACGATCACGGTGGACGAGCTTCGTGAGGGCTTGGCGATCCTCGACGAGGCCCTGACCATCGCCGACGGTTACGTCACCGGCACCTGA
- a CDS encoding ABC transporter substrate-binding protein, whose amino-acid sequence MKRRLAGGLAAALAVTLALAACSSSDDDSTTPSDGSSSAAGLTPVKLQLQWFTQAQFAGYIAAKEKGYFKDAGLDVTILEGGTDIVPQTVLAQGKADFAIAWVPKALASREQGAAITDIAQIFQRSGTLQVSFKDKNITTPADLKGKKVGDWGFGNEYELFAGMTKANVDPSKDITLVQQQFDMKGLLSGDIDAAQAMSYNEYAQVLEATNPATGKLYQPSDFNTMNWNDVGTAMLQDAIWANTDKLQSDKAYQDTSTKFVEASIKGWIYCRDNPEDCRDLVVAAGSKLGKSHQLWQVNEINKLIWPSPNGIGLIDKAKWDQTVTIAKGTKNADGDTVLKGDPEGLAYTNDYVTKALADLKGEGVDVTGSGFKPATVTLEAGGV is encoded by the coding sequence ATGAAACGACGTTTGGCCGGAGGGCTGGCGGCGGCACTCGCTGTCACGCTGGCACTGGCGGCGTGTAGCTCGAGTGACGACGATTCGACCACGCCGAGCGATGGCAGCAGCAGCGCCGCCGGGCTCACGCCGGTGAAGCTGCAGCTGCAGTGGTTCACCCAGGCGCAGTTCGCCGGCTACATCGCGGCGAAGGAGAAGGGCTACTTCAAGGACGCCGGCCTCGACGTCACCATTCTCGAGGGCGGCACCGACATCGTCCCGCAGACGGTGCTCGCCCAGGGCAAGGCCGACTTCGCGATCGCCTGGGTGCCGAAGGCGCTGGCGTCGCGCGAGCAGGGCGCGGCGATCACCGACATCGCGCAGATCTTCCAGCGGTCCGGCACGCTGCAGGTCAGCTTCAAGGACAAGAACATCACCACCCCGGCCGATCTCAAGGGCAAGAAGGTCGGCGACTGGGGCTTCGGCAACGAGTACGAGCTGTTCGCCGGGATGACCAAGGCCAATGTCGACCCGTCCAAGGACATCACGCTGGTCCAGCAGCAGTTCGACATGAAGGGTCTGCTGTCCGGCGACATCGACGCCGCCCAGGCGATGAGCTACAACGAGTACGCCCAGGTACTCGAGGCGACGAACCCGGCGACCGGCAAGCTCTACCAGCCGAGTGACTTCAACACCATGAACTGGAACGACGTCGGCACCGCGATGCTGCAGGATGCCATCTGGGCGAACACCGACAAACTGCAGAGCGACAAGGCCTACCAGGACACGTCGACGAAGTTCGTCGAGGCGTCGATCAAGGGCTGGATCTACTGCCGCGACAACCCGGAGGACTGCCGCGACCTGGTCGTCGCCGCCGGCTCGAAGCTCGGCAAGAGCCACCAGCTCTGGCAGGTCAACGAGATCAACAAGCTGATCTGGCCGTCGCCGAACGGCATCGGCCTCATCGACAAGGCGAAGTGGGACCAGACCGTCACCATCGCCAAGGGCACCAAGAACGCCGACGGTGACACCGTCCTGAAGGGCGACCCCGAGGGACTCGCCTACACGAACGACTACGTCACCAAGGCACTCGCCGACCTTAAGGGCGAGGGCGTCGACGTCACCGGCAGCGGCTTCAAGCCGGCGACCGTCACGCTGGAAGCCGGCGGCGTCTGA
- a CDS encoding MMPL family transporter produces the protein MAALARWCFRHRWIVLIAWLVAFIGLGGAARAVGDDYKDAFSLPGTDSQAAYDLLASEFPAASGETASIVLHARSGTLTDPALRTPATSMLASLAKLPHVASVTSPYDPKGASQLSADGRTAFATLTVDGQVTDLTAADIKKIVDTARGADEGSLQVEATGNIVSVAEQPGQSYSELVGVVAAAIILFLAFGSLLAMTLPLITALVALGIASSIIPLLSHVSTFSEVSLTLTTLIGLGVGIDYALFIVNRHRIALRAGKSPEEAAINAVNTSGRAVLFAGVTVCIALLGMFALGVTFLYGVAIAAALGVAFTMATSVTLLPALLGFYGQKVLSRRERRRIAEHGPEPERPSGFWWRWSKIVEAKPRRLAVLAAALIVVIAIPFFSLRLGSSDQGNGADTKTSKRGYDLLAEGFGPGFNGPFLIAARTGSEADKTTVARLVDTLADTPGVASVSEPQYSPTGSAATITLFPTTSPQAAETSKLLDRLRDDVVPKVVAGSDTQVYIGGSTATGDDFSTVLQSKLPLFIGIVVILAFLLLVAVFRSLLIPLTASVMNLFAVGAAFGVIVSIFQWGWFGSLIGISGGPVEAFIPVILFAVLFGLSMDYEVFLVSRMHEEWSARRDNRLAVSLGQAETGRVISAAGAIMTLVFASFVLGDERVLKLFGLGLAMAVLIDAFVIRTVLVPALMHIFGKANWWLPRALDRRLPHLSVEPTADELEGIVPEAATAQANNSTIPGQSTGPRASFDKSSGRH, from the coding sequence GTGGCAGCGCTCGCCCGCTGGTGCTTCCGGCACCGCTGGATCGTCCTGATCGCCTGGCTCGTGGCCTTCATCGGTCTCGGCGGCGCCGCGCGCGCCGTCGGCGACGACTACAAGGACGCCTTCTCCCTGCCAGGCACCGACTCCCAGGCCGCCTATGACCTGCTGGCCAGCGAGTTCCCGGCGGCATCCGGCGAGACCGCGTCGATCGTGCTGCACGCGCGGTCGGGCACGCTCACCGACCCGGCGCTGCGTACGCCCGCGACGTCGATGCTCGCCTCCCTGGCGAAACTGCCGCACGTCGCCAGCGTCACCAGTCCTTACGACCCCAAGGGCGCGTCACAGCTCAGCGCCGACGGCCGAACGGCCTTCGCGACCCTCACGGTCGATGGCCAGGTCACGGACCTGACCGCCGCGGACATCAAGAAGATCGTCGACACGGCGCGTGGCGCCGACGAGGGCTCGTTGCAGGTGGAGGCGACCGGCAACATCGTCTCGGTCGCCGAACAGCCCGGACAGAGCTACAGCGAGCTGGTCGGCGTCGTCGCCGCGGCGATCATTCTGTTCCTCGCGTTCGGCTCACTCCTGGCGATGACGCTGCCGTTGATCACGGCGCTGGTCGCGCTCGGTATCGCCAGCAGCATCATCCCGCTGCTGTCGCATGTCTCGACCTTCTCGGAGGTCAGCCTGACGCTGACCACGCTGATCGGGCTCGGGGTCGGCATCGACTACGCACTGTTCATCGTCAACCGGCACCGGATCGCGCTGCGGGCGGGTAAGAGCCCCGAGGAGGCCGCGATCAACGCGGTCAACACCTCAGGCCGCGCGGTCCTGTTCGCCGGAGTGACGGTGTGCATCGCCCTGCTCGGCATGTTCGCCCTCGGCGTCACCTTCCTGTACGGCGTGGCGATCGCCGCAGCCCTCGGCGTGGCCTTCACCATGGCGACCTCGGTCACGTTGCTGCCCGCGCTGCTCGGCTTCTACGGGCAGAAGGTGCTCAGCCGCAGGGAACGGCGCCGGATCGCCGAGCACGGCCCGGAGCCGGAGCGGCCGAGCGGCTTCTGGTGGCGCTGGTCGAAGATCGTCGAGGCGAAGCCGAGGAGGCTCGCCGTCCTCGCCGCCGCGCTGATCGTCGTGATCGCGATCCCGTTCTTCTCGCTGCGCCTCGGCTCGTCCGACCAGGGCAACGGCGCGGACACGAAGACCTCCAAGCGTGGCTACGACCTGCTCGCCGAGGGCTTCGGTCCCGGTTTCAACGGCCCGTTCCTGATCGCGGCGCGCACCGGAAGCGAGGCCGACAAGACGACGGTGGCGCGGCTCGTCGACACCCTGGCTGACACTCCTGGCGTCGCGTCCGTCAGCGAGCCGCAGTACAGCCCCACCGGGAGCGCCGCGACGATCACCCTGTTCCCGACGACCAGCCCGCAGGCCGCCGAGACGTCGAAGCTTCTCGACCGGCTGCGCGACGACGTCGTACCGAAGGTCGTCGCCGGTTCGGACACCCAGGTCTACATCGGCGGCTCCACGGCGACCGGCGACGACTTCTCCACCGTTCTGCAGAGCAAGCTGCCGCTGTTCATCGGGATCGTCGTGATACTCGCGTTCCTGCTGCTGGTGGCGGTGTTCCGCAGCCTGCTGATCCCGCTGACCGCCTCGGTGATGAACCTGTTCGCGGTCGGCGCCGCGTTCGGCGTGATCGTCTCGATCTTCCAGTGGGGCTGGTTCGGAAGCCTGATCGGGATCAGCGGAGGCCCGGTCGAGGCGTTCATCCCGGTGATCCTGTTCGCAGTGCTGTTCGGCCTGTCCATGGACTACGAGGTGTTCCTGGTCAGCCGCATGCACGAGGAGTGGAGCGCACGGCGCGACAACCGGCTCGCCGTCTCCCTCGGCCAGGCCGAGACCGGCCGCGTCATCTCCGCCGCCGGCGCGATCATGACCCTGGTGTTCGCGTCCTTCGTCCTCGGCGACGAGCGCGTCCTGAAGCTGTTCGGCCTGGGCCTGGCGATGGCGGTCCTCATCGACGCCTTCGTGATCCGCACCGTGCTGGTCCCCGCCCTGATGCACATCTTCGGCAAGGCCAACTGGTGGCTGCCCCGCGCCCTCGACCGGCGACTCCCCCACCTGTCCGTCGAGCCCACCGCCGACGAGCTGGAAGGAATCGTGCCGGAAGCGGCCACGGCTCAGGCCAACAACTCCACGATCCCCGGCCAGTCGACGGGCCCGCGAGCCTCCTTCGACAAGTCCTCTGGCCGGCACTGA
- a CDS encoding TIGR03842 family LLM class F420-dependent oxidoreductase → MDIGVVLQTNPPASRVVELARQAETLGFSHVWTFDSHLLWEEPFVIYSQILAATRKVVVGPMVTNPATRDWTVTASLFATLNEMYGNRTICGIGRGDSAVRVLNGKPTTLATLRDCIGVVRELANGREAEVGGTRLRFPWGTESRLDIWVAGYGPKALALAGEVGDGFILQLADPDITAWTIDAVRTAAAAAGRDPASVKICVAAPAYVGPGDDASMAHQRDQCRWFGGMVGNHVADLVARYGAGSPGGGSAVPAALTDYIKGRTDYDYNEHGRAGNTHTTFVPDEIVDRFCLLGPAEAHVRRLTELAALGVDQFAVYLQHDAKMATLEAYGERVIPAIAETVRAKEPAESTSGESTSGEAP, encoded by the coding sequence ATGGATATCGGCGTCGTGCTGCAGACGAACCCGCCGGCCTCCCGGGTGGTGGAACTGGCCCGCCAGGCCGAGACGCTCGGCTTCTCGCACGTGTGGACGTTCGACTCCCACCTCCTGTGGGAGGAGCCGTTCGTCATCTACAGCCAGATCCTGGCCGCCACCCGCAAGGTGGTGGTCGGCCCGATGGTCACGAACCCGGCGACCAGGGACTGGACGGTCACCGCCTCGCTGTTCGCGACCCTCAACGAGATGTACGGCAACCGGACGATCTGCGGCATCGGCCGCGGCGACTCCGCCGTCCGCGTCCTGAACGGCAAGCCGACCACACTCGCGACCCTGCGCGACTGCATCGGGGTGGTCCGCGAGCTCGCGAACGGCCGCGAGGCCGAGGTGGGCGGCACCAGACTGCGCTTCCCCTGGGGCACGGAGAGCCGGCTCGACATCTGGGTCGCCGGCTACGGCCCGAAGGCGCTGGCGCTGGCGGGCGAGGTCGGCGACGGCTTCATCCTGCAGCTCGCCGACCCGGACATCACCGCCTGGACGATCGACGCCGTGCGTACCGCGGCGGCGGCCGCCGGCCGTGACCCGGCGTCGGTGAAGATCTGCGTGGCCGCCCCCGCCTACGTCGGCCCGGGTGACGACGCCTCGATGGCCCACCAGCGCGACCAGTGCCGCTGGTTCGGCGGCATGGTCGGCAACCACGTCGCGGACCTGGTCGCCCGCTACGGGGCCGGGTCTCCGGGCGGCGGTTCCGCCGTCCCGGCCGCGCTGACCGACTACATCAAGGGCCGCACCGACTACGACTACAACGAGCACGGCCGGGCGGGGAACACCCACACCACGTTCGTCCCGGACGAGATCGTCGACCGGTTCTGCCTGCTCGGCCCCGCCGAGGCGCACGTGCGCCGGCTGACGGAGCTCGCCGCGCTCGGCGTCGACCAGTTCGCGGTCTACCTCCAGCACGACGCCAAGATGGCGACGCTGGAGGCCTACGGCGAGCGGGTGATACCGGCGATCGCCGAGACGGTCCGCGCCAAGGAGCCGGCCGAGAGCACGTCGGGTGAGAGCACGTCGGGCGAGGCGCCGTGA